A region of the Siniperca chuatsi isolate FFG_IHB_CAS linkage group LG23, ASM2008510v1, whole genome shotgun sequence genome:
GCATTTTTCCTCCCTGTGAACAGCTCCTGTTGTTAGTGCAGGCTCCGGACATTTCTACCGGAAATCTACAGAAAGAACAGCTTTTCCTGCTTTCACATGAAGGTTTTGAAATTTTTGGAAAGCTAAAGCAAAATCTTTCAGTAGATCAACAGCTGTTGCTGTTTCATCCGAATCTGTTGGGGCAAACAAGAAGgctaaatacagtattttgcagAATGTGGTCAGCATTAAgcccaaaaagacaaaaaaaagcaaaggtcTGTGCTACAaaagaaacatgacaaaaaaagctCAGCATTCCTAGCAAGTGCTAGCTAAAATCTGAAACatgagaaacaaatgaaaaaataaaaatagatctGTCTTTCAAGTCATCTTCCTTCAGGGTTAACCCTTGCTGAGTGACGTCCAGCTCTTCTTGGTAACGGGTTAACACCTGGCCTTCCATCTCACCGGCGGACAGGAGACCTCTGACCCTTCCACAGGCCCAGCTCTGTCGTCGCTCAAAGTGCAGTTCAGCGGCCCGCCTGATAAACCAGCCTCCCTTCTCACCTGTACAGGAAATGACTGGACGAGTGGTGGCCAAAGCCTCAACCTCTGACGCTTCACCTCCGTCTCTCCTTCCTTTTGCCTTCATCTTTTCCCGCCAGCAGGCAAGTCGATCGATCAGTGGAGTTTGCCGTCTCCTCCTAAAACTCTTTTAGTATGGAtatctttgtttcttgtttttttttctcttccttttgtGTCATTcaagtttctttgtttttgtttttatttttattttttcttaattcagtttttttctgtcactgtggcGGTTTGCCTGCTGGATAGCTTTTTGTTGGAAGGACTCCAATGAGGCTGCCTTctacagaggaagaaaaaagcaCATTCTTTGAGActatttgttcagttttttcagTAATGAATGAATCCACCGCATGGACACGAGACTTTTGAGAAGTGACGAGGGATGAACTGGTGGGATGTGCAGCACTTACTTAAATGCCGAAAACTCCCCTGAAAAGTAATAAAGGGAAAGATAGGGAAAAAATTAGTGTGTAAGCACTGTTGCAGCAGCCATAGTAATGTCAATTATCAGGTTTAGCTGTTGGTATCTCTTCATTATGGTTAACCTCAACCAATTCAAATTAAACCAGCAGTGAGAGTGGaaatttattttgattattttgctAATTGTCTCCTCTCAAGCAACCCTAGACTTTCAATGATGTAAGCAGAAATGTCTATGCAGAAATgtctatattatatatatatatatatatatatatatatatatatatatatatatatatatatatatatatatatatatatatatatattaaagtgcattatttgatttgtttggaCACTTGGAAGCAGTGGAGCAACCTTAAAACCCAACCCCGaacagttgtctatttacacatcctgcagacacagagcaacattagcattcatctgGAGTCGTTTTTATGTCCACATGCAGCTTTAATCTTTGGGGTTAATATCTATATCAGATTTTGCTAATTCATCAGTACACTTACACTAACATTGCTTAcctttttaatatgatttttttcccccaagtaCTAAGTGCTAAGCATACAAAAGCATCAGAAAGTTTACATAATGTTAACAAGGTCTCAACTACAACTTAGTATTTCGATTTCATCATTTGTATCCCTAAAATTtccaaatatttgttttgtccttATGTTTGTATTACTATCAAGATAGATTAGCCAGTAAACAAGCATTTAGACCACCATGGGATGTTAAAACTCCAGTAAAGTAGAAACTTCAGTGaatgtaatgcaatccaatacaaaaaCCCTGCAACCAACACTCTACCTTTAGGTAATGTAGAATTATCAGTTTTTATTGAGAAAGTGTCAGAGAGCAATTTTTTactaaaatattgttttcactCACCCATTAATTCCAATCGCTTTAAACTTTGCCGTTTTTTGTCCAGTGTTAGAAGACTTCCTGCACAGATCTTTTACATTAAAAGCTTCCATCAGCTCAAAGGGCATAATCCCTCACTTTTCTGGTGGGCTTTGAATGTCAAACATCTGCAGTTAGGGTTGAGTGTTtttgacagtagcttaacaaGATTGAAAGAATGGCAAAGTAGCAGCGACTGCGATTCattaatgaattaaaacaaaatttctattaaaaagagaaaccaacatttatatacatggtttagcaaaacattagaaataccttttaatattaataatgatcaatcaatcaatcaatcaaatcaacaaTCATATACAACATCACCACTATTTGTTTCCCAAAGCTAGTATTTATTGCTGAGCTACTGTATTTGATCGCATTACTGTAAAGGGCTTTCTGTACATTTGCATGGAATCTGCTGACTTTTACAGTTAATTCAGGTTAATCAGTGTAGTACTAATCAAGTGTACAACAAATAATCTATCAACCAATCAGTTTAACCCTTGTTTCTAAGATGATTTATATGGCACAGGTATGTTTGTGTCTGCGCTTTTATCCTTGTATTTTGAGTTTTACACCTTTAGTGTAAAGACAatataattcaattttatttatatagcgccaattcataacagaagttatctcattgcacatttcctacagagcaggtctagaccgtactctttataatattaattacagagacccaacaaatcccaccatgagcaagcatttggtgacagtggcaaggaaaaacttcctttaaagaggcagaaaccttggacagaaccagactcaatggagGGCGGCCATCCAACACATTTGTAAACTGAGGCCAGTGTTGACAATTCTTCCTTCTTCAGCGGACTAGATTACAGTCCGGGTTAGCTAGTTAATATACTGAATCAAAGAGAGGTCCTCACAACTATTGTTAAGACtgatgtttgtgtatgtgtgtatgagctCACCATAGCCACCGGCTTGGATGGGGGTTTTGGGTGAGGCGCAGGCGTACAAGCTGAAGTCCTCCGTCTGAAAGCCAGCTCGGTTTAACGAAGGCTCAGAGGCGCTGCGGTGGATTTTGGGTAATGAGCGAGCCAGAAGCTCGATGGACGCCAAGATCTGACAGAATACACAGTACAGAGACAGGGGCATCAGTCAGAATCAATATGGTCACCACTCACAACTACACAAATAATACAGGCCAGGTAAAaaacatgggggggggggaattaCTTGTACTATAATGGCCTGCATGATAAATTCAGAAGTACCATTCACTAATTAACTATGATCTTCTACCCTCCAGATTTTTAGATCAGTGTTAAGGTACCATCAATGAAACTTAACACTTCCTGTTGATGTTTCATATAAAAAGCCTCCCAGGAAAGGGAGGGATTATGCTTGAGctgctggaaggcttttaatgtgaaacatctgtggAGGAAATGTTGTGTTTCATGACATGGAATTAATtagtaaatgaaaacaacatttgtgttaaaaaaagaaagtgagagcaGAAGAGTGGTGAGTATCACTGTGTTGTTTTACTGAGCTGTGTAAATGGACATTACACTGAATTTATCAATAGAACCAACCCGGTATCACGCCAAAGTGTGTAATGCACCCGTCAGTCATCGCCGGTCCACGGTAGCAGTGTCACGTTTTGCCTCGCCTAGGTGTCGTAGTGTCACGTTATCAACACGTTCTTATTCCGCGGTCAAGTTaccaataataaatatgcagtGTCCTGTTAGActaaacatttcaggtgacggtcgcagtttggtgaggtttaggcaccaaactacttggttaggtttaggaaaagatcattgTTTGGGTTAAGATAACTACTTCCTAAAAACCATCAACGTTGACTATTGATTTCACATGGGAAatgaaccccggtctcctgtatgaaatcctgtgtttgacccatcgaTCCACCCGGACCTCCTCCCTATGcagactttgttgctctttatacCACGTTCAGcctttgctcctgtcattaTCGCCCCCTGCTGGTACTGCACCTTCATACACGTGTACTTTTCACACCTAGGCGAGGCAAAATGTGACATAGACACAGTATCCTCTAGTGAATTGGCAGATGTGTTACATGCTTTTGCGTGATACTGGGCTGAGAGAACAGATAAACATGGAGGGAATGTTGAATTTGCATTAAAGGCAACATGCCTTGCTTACATATGATAAAATACATCTTTAATAACATGGACAGTTAGAAATGAaggcctgtctctaatataagcctAAAATAAATATCTGGTTCTCTCTGCAATTGAGgtaaaaagaacatttacaaTATTCATTCAGCTGTTGTGCCCTTCTGTGTTTATTGTAGCAAATCATATACATCGTCACCTCCCAATGAAATATAAAAGCATTAGCATATATTTGTCTCACCTGGGGGAAGAGAGGtcgctcctctctcttcttcttcaggcAGTCTGCCATCAGTCTCTTCATGGCTTTTGGACAGTTGCTGCGCACCTTGCTGAGGTCAGGAGACAGGTATCCTCGACCCACCATAAATATGATCTATGGGAAGAGAAGATGTGAGTCATTATAATatttggtttcagtgataaacaGGCTGTTAACATTTTGTATAGCTTCCAGTAGAGctcaaatgttaatgttaggACTTGttgttgatattattattaattgattcattaaattgcatcaaaacaaattgtatttatttaaattaagtgCACTGATGCATGgataaactcaaaataaaagatCATAATTGGCctattaataattttgtttcCTTATGAGGAAggaacaattacattttaaaatggaattGGAAAAGACTTTTAAATCATACCTTTTGCTATTCCGTTTACTTAGTACTTTGATTTGGTTGTTGCTTCAGGCTCGCATTGCCTTTAAGAACTAGCCTCATATCTAACAATGATGATTGTAGTTCTGAAAGGATTagtttaataatcaattaatcaacacaAAGTTTGACAATCAACGAACCATGTAAGTCATTTACTGAGCAAAACTGATGACTGACAAATTtcctcaattgtgaggatttgcagctttttgtATTCCAGTATATCTTTGTACTATCATTccattggtcagacaaaacaagacatttgaacatCTATTAGCTTTGGCTCGGGGGAATGTTTCacaattttttgcattttaaatatgaaatttatgaaaataattaatagtAGCAGCTATAGGTGGTAATTAACGTTCTTGAAGGAGTGGAATCATCATTCATGCAGGTGACACCATCAATCTAACATTCTCGTTTAGGTTCTCTGCAGTCAAAGAACATGTATTATatgtatgttatatatatatcattacaacacagagataaaacacaaagaacaggAAAAGAGCTATTTCAGCTAAATGCAATTGCAATAATACTGGAGGAATTGGAGGCAGATAAACCCATGCTGTTTATTAGATCTGAAGGCGGGCTAATAGTCCACTAGTAGCCTACAGCTCGACAGTTCCCCTGTGGGTTCCCTTCTCCTGATCTTATACATTTAGCCTGTGTAGGTTAAAGATCACCACCCACATTGCATCAAACACCATTTTCATTCACTGAAAGCATCTGtgttgaaatggaaaaaaagactaaatgaaATAGCCAGGTTGTAGATTAACAAGTACTTATCACACAACAATTTCTTAGAGCATCCTTAACGGTTTCTTAGACAACCCTTAAAACCTAACAACATGCATAAaaaccatctccacatttaagagtaggcttaagactttcctctttgataaagcttatagttagggctggctcaggtgagtcctgaaccatcccttagttatgctgctataggcctagactgccgggacttcccatgatgcactgagctcctctctcttcctctccctctccatccgTACACATTCCtttcccattaatgcatgttacaaactcgacatcttctctctgtaATGTATTGAAAATGAGTATATAATTTTGTCACAGGCTAAGATTCCGTacttattaaacaaacaatttcagATACAGTGATACAttagatacaacatgttaatcagtgagctttagaggagttggtaggtgtatttttgaactttggacagagccaggctagctgtttcccactgcttctagtctttatgctaagctaggtgACCCACAGCCTGGTACATGTACAAGTGGTTTTGTCTAACCAGGGACCTACTGAGCTGTATTCTGACTActatgataaaataaaacatactgtagaaatGTATCAGAGCAAGCTGTGTTTTGGTTTATGAAAACATCTGAGTCAGGTGTCAGTGTGACTGACTGAGTCCTCTTACCTGGTCTCTGTTGTTGATGTTGGAGTAGGGCAGTGCTCCTGACATGAGCTCATACAGCACAATGCCGAAGGCGTAGACGTCTGACTGGAAACTGTAGGGATTCTTGTCCTGCAGCCGGATCACCTCTGGAGCCTGAGAGAGAACAGGTTACTCTGACTGTCACATGACCAAAAGAAAACTACACACTTCTAGCTCACACCTATTTTATATAgttttgtacaaaatatttgcttgttttattcaaatcCTGCCTATttagattaaacaaaaaagctGATAAAAagaccctaaccctaacccaagGACATGAATACTGACCATCCACAGTATAGAGCCAGACAGCTGTTCAAACTGGTGGGAGCCACTCCAGCGGGACTTGACTGTAGCCAGGCCAAAATCACCAATCTTCACTGTTAGATCCTCGTGGAGGAAAATATCTGGGAGGAAATGAGGTCAAGGAAGCGCTCTATTCTTCTACTTCTAAGCTCGTAACCATGTAAGACCTCTTCATTCTACAGATGGAGGTTACATTTCCATCCCTGCTCATCTGTTAGCAAGATAAATTGCAACATCATCaagatttaaaatttaatttggaggacagAAAGACGTCAGCCAAATAATTAactgagtgaaatgtttcaaaaggATACTGTTGCTCTTCAGATCTCTGTGAATGATTGATTTGGCGTGCAGGTAactgaagaggagaagagaaaagttATTAGACCAACTACACACATGGTGAAATCTGactgctttttttatttgtaggGGAACTCACTCCATGCCCTGAGCGGTCTGCCGAGCAATGTCAATCAGCTTGATCATCTCAAACTTGGTCTCGATGATGTGCAGGTGGTGGTACAGACTGGAGCCTTCACACCACTGGGTCACGATAGCCAGCTGAGGCTTGGTGGTGTAGCCCATGAACAACAGGATGTTCACATGGCGCGTTTTCCtggtgcaaacacacacaggtagatgAAATTACAGAACTGCAGCAGTTTTGTATAGCTTTGTTAAAGGAGGATACTTCAGTAATATGATGTTTGTAGTGGAGTATTAAAGTGCAAAGTACATATATTCTCCTAATTAAAGACTAGGAGGCAGATGTTACCTGAGGACTCCCACTTCATTCTTGAAGGCCTGAAGCTGTTGTGGTGTGGGAGCAGTGACATTCAACATCTTCACTGCCACATCACCTGGAAGGAGATGAAGGACATGCCAGTCAATAAAATATGCCAAAGttgattttaagaaaatgttgcacaaacacagctgcaAATTTCCAGAGCCCTCAACAGTTTGCTCCACAGGATTTTGTTACTGACTGCAAGGGCCTATTGAGCTggtcaaaatgtaaaacttcacattttattgCCTGTTTCTAGagattttacacatatttaGACCTTTGACCAATTAATGACTTTTTAAGGATCCGTGAGAACCACATCATGTTTTACCACTGATAAAGCTGCACACATTGCATACTGGTACAGGTAGGTACTGAGGGACAGGCTCTGACCCCTGTCAATTTGTACGTCACCAAACTGGCTAGAGTTCTGAGTTTTGACTACAGACACAGATTATAGGCTGGatgtcaacatacagtattggCCCGAATATAAGAACACTGATTATAAGACAAGCCCACCTTTAAGATCACTCTGAGGTAAAGAGAGGCATATGGTAGACAAttgacattttactgtattgtCATATCAAATTAATATAGTAAATCAGTAAAACTATTTATACAAGtaattgaatttaaattgtGTATTAAACAAACATCAACACACCTAAACTGTCAGAGAAACAATTTATGTTGAGTGTGTGAACGTAAGACGACCCCACTTTTGCAATTTCTGGAAAAAATTAACTATTGTCTTATATTCAGGCTAATATGGTCAGTAGTGACAAAATGTTCCTCTAGAGTTATAGTATTTCAGATTTCAGTTATAGTTGATTTGGCCACACCTACAGGTGGTAGGTGTTATGTTATTGGGCCTCGCGagacaaaagacaggcctacctggaaaggccaaagccttcactaagaggcttgactgagaaacaaagaacagtaGAAAGGTGCCAAGCCATTAATTCACACCTAGATGTAATACTGAGACGAAATCTCACAATgcgagatctcagttgaattCAAACATTGGATTCCCATTGGACGGGACGCACTACACGGTGCATGAAATCCTGGCGCATGGCTATATAGCgacaccaactctataaagcctggcgCCCGTTGTCTTTTCCCACTGTGACCACGTTACGACAGGTGGTCTCCTCCGCTGTAACTACGTTACTAGAGGGAGGCACATCATGTGAACTTTAACTCCCTAAGGGAAGTCTCAACTAactggacgagcaacagactgctttgtgttagctgaaacacttttttttggGATCCCGATTGTTATACTCCACATAAcaatctttgcctgcagaaggaagagacacggaTTCACAGTTTTCTTTACGGAGAGAAAGACCGCCAGAGAGCCTCTCTTCCTCCCCGCTAAAGTTGACTGCTGCTTTCCTTTGCTGCCCCttgaaggaacagtttcgccaCTGGACCTACCAACAGTGTGGACCCGGCTTTGTCAGCATCCGAACTTGAGAGAAACTCCAgacaaattcaaaatgaattGATGCATCAATCGCTAGCCAAGAGCaatttcaagtaagaggctcgtgtctgggcagagatagataacactgtgtgttatttcatctaagaatcattgttgtgaattgtgctttacTTTTTGGAAAGTGATGGACCGCTGTGTCCGAactgctgtctgtttttctttgtgttagcaCATTCCATTGTGTATCGGTACCACGCTGCTGGACCgtaactgtgttagctttagccactgtggaagctaataactgttttatctgaccaaagtccagtaacacggctgttgatcttaccactacaattacatttcttctattttaaaaattctagttggtatttgcattgtgcccccccttaaaacctaacacggcagtggtgGATGGGCGCCCACAattgagtttggttctgcttgaggtttctgcctcttaaaaggaagtttttctttgccactgttgccaaatgcttgctcatggtgggatttgttgggtctctgtaaatgatattataaagagttcggtctagacctgctctatggaaaagtgcaatgagataacttctgttatgaactggtgctatataattaaaattgaattgaattgctagtggtctgaaaacagagtatagcATTGGTCTTACCATGCCACTTTCCCTTGAAGACAGTTCCAAAGGATCCAGAGCCAATTCTCTGACCCAGAGTGATCTGACCCTCTGGGATTTCCCAGTCATCACTGGAGTCCCTTCTCCCCAGGGTTTTCTGAACAGGCACATGACACAGTGAGCACAAGCACACAGACAACAAACTTCAGAGAAATAGTAATATCTGTGACAATCTCTCACCATCTTATTGCGGTCCTCAGATGAGGACGACGACTTGCGCTCCCTCTGTTGGCATGGTGACTTCTGTGGAACCTTGACATTGGTGAGAGAGCCAGGTAAAGAGGCAGGAGGTGTGGCTGACAGCCCTGTGGTGGAGCCTGGAGGGGGATCAGGGATGAAAAGAAGGGaaacaataaaagaagagaGGTGAGGTGGATAGGAAAcactggtaaaaaaaagaaggtgAGAGAAAGCAGGAGTGTAAAGAAAGAGGAGGTTTGGGCAAGGACAGGGACTGAGGCGTCTGcatcagttgtgtgtgtgtttggtcacATGCAGGGGCAAGGTGAGAGGTGCTTGGTTGGATGGCAGTTAATGGTTTAATAATCTAGACTTCACAATGTCCATCATTGTTATTAACTACTTATGTCAGGATCACAAAGGATTTTATATTGTTGATCAAAAAGGAGCctaattttaaactgtaaactgttACCTCTTCAATCAAATTCAACAAGGGTTTTAAACTATTTATAAAGACAAAAAGGCCAGGAAAAACATACGGTCAGACAGACATAGGCccaggacatgtttagcctagcttaacactagactggaagcagggggaaaccaGCCTAGCTCCaccaaaagagaaacaaaaatgaagtaACTTGGCTATTTAACTCggttatatttttttgcttgtttttagtATCTTATTTACAAGGTTATGTTTATTCCAACAGTCTAcattaaaatattgaattataaGTTAGTTAGTCAGAGAAGCTTGGTTTGACTTCATCTTGTAATAATGTTTTCAAGCTTTTAAATAATGACTCCATGCACATGCAAGTTATCGCATCAGCTAAACTTAGCAACTTTTCAAGCAAGCTTTAGCTACTTTCCATTGGAAATTGTTTGCAAGACTGCTAGGTAGTTGTTGAGTGTAAATGACAAACAACTGGCGAACTGAGTTGTCAGGATCTCCCAGTTAAACTGTTAAGCACATCATATTGTTAAGCTTATCACTTTAAAAGCTCTGAATCTGGACTTGTGGGATTCAGAGCTGTACAGAAGTCTGTCTTGTCAGTCTGTgaagctaacattaacattagctcaagcagctaaaataaatgataaaaataaaaacatacacttAAGAAACGTATTATTCTCATTATAAACATAGCTGTTTATAAATATAGCACCATTTTTGAATGTCATGATTATTTTTGAATATTATTATGTAATGTTGAATGTGTTGTTGAATGTTAATGAATAATGGAAGCTTCCTTAATAAATGTGTACTAAAATTTGACTTTTCTCTTACTGACAGGTTGCAGTCTGCATTACTTAATGTGACTTTGTTTATGTAGAAACAAGATACATTTGTGATTACGCTTGGTATAAACATATCTTGTCAATATCTAGGCCACAAATACTGGATTGGAGTTTAATTTATAGATGGTTTATAGCAATAGTAGCAATTAGTTTTCATTGGAACCATTTCTTCATTAGAACCTTACTTGAGGTAAGTGAAGattaagtatgttttttggtGAACTTTCCCTTTAAATACTTAGGtagatatttaattttaatgcatttttaatgtgaCTAAAGCCTGGACAAGTACTGCCTCTTGCATTACTTGAATTTTTACTAGTGTGCTATCATGAAACAGATCTTAAGAATTATTAATTCTTCACTATAGTTAACATTACTTGATCAAAGGAGCATTTCAGCAATCAAACCACTATCCATAGAAAGAATGGATGATCAGAGTAGCGGTGAGATCTCTGTGTAACCTGTGAGCTGTCAGGTTTGTGGTAGAGACAGCATGTGACGACATaaaggggaaaaagagagagacggggaCACACAGTGGATGTGACACAGGGCTGGGGTTGGTGCGTGGGGAGTGGGGTTGGGGTGGGGAGGTTTTGGGGGTGGGGAGGTTTTGGGAGGGTGGGGTGGGAGGGTGATGgacacaggaacacacagagGCCTAACTACCTCGGAAAACAGGCTCAGGCTCAAAATCAAACACTATGTCATTGGGGTAGGAGTATAGGAGGGGGCTTGAGGTCCGTGTTCGGTGCTTCCTCAAGCAGCGGGCGGGGTGGGTCGGGGGGGCTGCAGggcaaagagaaacagacagaccaTCACTGCTACTCACCCTGCCCCTCTCACCTCTAACTAACTACTGTCCATGGCTACAGCTGAGCTTTTGGATGGAGAGTCCTCCTATCACACTtaattgttagcatgttagcttggcTCTGTTTGtcagggtatctgcaggtctCACACTGTTAAATTTAACTTTAAGATGTAAGTAATACATTTCAGtgtcagcattttgggaaatattcgtatttgctttctttgtgAGATGGGAAGAtcgatatcaatctcatgtctagTATTGAGCTGAGTCAGGACGTGGTTggcctagcttagcattaagactggaagcaggggaaacagctagcctggctctttcccAGGTTCTAATATACACCAACTAACACTTAACACCAGTGCAATAATTAACaccttttgtcttgtttgtttgagccatacacacacagaaatgtataaaCTATTTTGTGTAGCACCACCCACCAACCAACAAATTCTAAGCTGTTGCTCAGCTATAAAACCAGCTAAAATCTCTGCGATTCTGACAGTTCTGGGGAGTAGACAACTAATGTATTGGTGGTGTCTAATGCTGctagttttttttcattaacattaacactagCGATTTGCACTACAATACGGAAGCCCT
Encoded here:
- the braf gene encoding serine/threonine-protein kinase B-raf isoform X1: MAALSSAESPPPVFNGDTAEREPGRERGLEELGAGLDSSCTSGTPGGPQDEEIWNIKQMIKLTQEHLEALLDKFGGEHNPPSIYLEAYEEYTSKLDALQQREQQLLEAMGNGTDFSCSSTPMPALLEVKMGGCGVGGGAQAFPSVPNTLAVLQTPTDAGRANPRSPQKPIVRVFLPNKQRTVVPARCGMTVRDSLKKALMMRGLIPECCAVYRIQDGEKKPIGWDTDISWLTGEELHVEVLENVPLTTHNFVRKTFFTLAFCDFCRKLLFQGFRCQTCGYKFHQRCSTEVPLMCVNYDQLDLLLVSKFFEHHPFTQEEVSSEGTTPVSEACPSLPPSDSTGSICHTTVSPSKSIPIPSSFRPNEEDHRNQFGQRDRSSSAPNVHINTIEPVNIDDLIRDQGLPRSDGAPPTHPARCLRKHRTRTSSPLLYSYPNDIVFDFEPEPVFRGSTTGLSATPPASLPGSLTNVKVPQKSPCQQRERKSSSSSEDRNKMKTLGRRDSSDDWEIPEGQITLGQRIGSGSFGTVFKGKWHGDVAVKMLNVTAPTPQQLQAFKNEVGVLRKTRHVNILLFMGYTTKPQLAIVTQWCEGSSLYHHLHIIETKFEMIKLIDIARQTAQGMDYLHAKSIIHRDLKSNNIFLHEDLTVKIGDFGLATVKSRWSGSHQFEQLSGSILWMAPEVIRLQDKNPYSFQSDVYAFGIVLYELMSGALPYSNINNRDQIIFMVGRGYLSPDLSKVRSNCPKAMKRLMADCLKKKREERPLFPQILASIELLARSLPKIHRSASEPSLNRAGFQTEDFSLYACASPKTPIQAGGYGEFSAFKRQPHWSPSNKKLSSRQTATVTEKN